From Arachis hypogaea cultivar Tifrunner chromosome 3, arahy.Tifrunner.gnm2.J5K5, whole genome shotgun sequence:
taataaattttaaaattagcctaataaaattaaaatatattatatatctaaattataaaataattatttacacatttaataaattaaacattttatatatctattatttatattatctacctatacttttccataactaatGAGTAATAACTTCTGCCTTTGtttatttttggttactttaaaaATTTTCCCCTTTCAAAAGTGacgtatatatattaatattaataatattaagctCAGACAAAGCTTCGTTGTTGCCAAAACTTAGAGGAGGTTTCTTCCATACGAATCCAAAGGGAGAGAGaacagagagaagaaaaaaaagaaaaaaaggaaaagagaaaaaacaagGAAAGAGGAGACACAGACACAAAGGTAACGCAAAAAGGAACAAACAAACACAACAGGTTAAGATTCGatctcttccttcttcctttttttcttcttttctagtTCCTTTTTGCAATTTGCATGCCATCAAACGCGTTCAATTTTCTCATTCTGCCATCTTCATTTATTGCTGCACATCCTTCCGTGAAAATTCTCGTTTTTTACTTCGGGATCTCAGGTCGGTTTTCTCGTtggaatttttttaatctttttacatACTCATTCAGTCATACAATGGAAGATACTTGCTCTAAGAATTTCACAATATAGctgcattttttatttgttgGTTTGACTAGATCAGGAAGATGAGAACGCCTCCATTTTTTGTTGTTGTGGATTTTACGTGTAACGGTTATTTGATTTCATTGTGGTGGCTTGCCAACCTTTTGCTTAAATATATGAAGcatttttaattcttcttttattttttgggaTGAATCAAGATATGTGATTATGTGAAGCAATAATTCCTTCATAGTTTCACTTGTTTGCATTTGAGCTATAAAAAAGGTTTTTGTGTATGAAATTTAGGATTTTGGATGGCATACAATTCATGTTATTAACATTTTGCCGTGATGGTTGCTTTGTTGCAGGTCTGTGCCTCCTCTTACATCACAGAAACATCTTGTTTCTGataagaaaacaaaacaaaacaaaaccaaaaaagaaagaaagaagaccaTATGGATTATGACAGTAATAGTTGGATTTGGGAGGGGGTATACAACCACCCACATGTGTTGGGTGGTCTAATGGTTACAGCAGCCTTGCTGGGACTGTCGACGAGCTACTTTGGGGGGATGACCAACTCCTGGTCTAATTTGGGGATTTTCCCTAAGAAGAGATCCGGTAAGAGGCGTGTTCGGGTTTACATGGATGGTTGTTTTGATCTGATGCACTATGGCCATGCCAATGCACTCAGACAGGCAAAAGCTCTAGGAGATGAATTGGTTGTGGGTCTGGTGAGTGATGAGGAGATCCTCGCCAATAAAGGCCCGCCTGTTTTGTCCATGGAGGAGAGGTACAAATATTTGGTCCTTTTCTGTTTTGCTCCTATTGATTTTCTCTTAGACAAAATCTAATTCAGCTTAAACATAAGACTAGAGACTTTGCAGCAAGGGAATAAACTTGTTTGTTTGAATAACTCAAGTTTGCCAACATTGTAAAAGAATTAATGTTGAGAATGTATTTTGTCTTTCCAGGCTGACCCTTGTTAGTGGATTGAAATGGGTGGACGAAGTCATAACCGATGCTCCTTATGCAATTACTGAGGAATTCTTGAATCGTCTTTTCTATGAATACAACATTGACTATGTCATACATGGGGATGACCCTTGCCTGCTTCCAGATGGAACAGATGCTTATGCTGCAGCAAAGAAAGCTGGCCGATACAAGCAAATTAAACGTACTGAAGGAGTTTCCAGCACAGATATTGTTGGTAAGATTTGTCTCTTCTTATGTTCGAAGATAGCAGAAATCTTGTGTTGTTGATGGATAAAGTTAATTTTCTTGTTCCAAGTGTTATATTGATAAAAATTGGGTGGTAGGTAAAAGCTAATTATGTGTATGATCTCTATTTCTATACAGGAAGAATTATGTCTTCGTTAAAAGATAAAAAAGCTCGCGAAGATCTTGATGGTACTGATGCAAAACCTCAAGAAGAAAGCAAGCTAAAGGTTTCCCACTTGTCCCAATTCCTACCAACTTCCCGACGTATTGTACAGTTTTCAAATGGCAAGGTATTTTGATGATCAATGCTTGTATATCTTGACTTGCTGCGACAGACACTGATTTGAAATTTATGCCACAATCATTGGTTTCAAGATGAAAATATTTTGAGCGAATTTGCTCATTAGTTTTTGGAAATATTTTGCATGATAATTCATTGTGGCTTCGTCCTCTTTTAGGGGCCTGGACCTGATGCTCGTATTGTATACATTGATGGGGCATTTGATCTCTTCCATGCTGGGCACGTTGAGGTATACATGAGTTTTCTATAGGTGTGCAACAGTCAAATAGCATTATTTGATATGGCTGTCTTAATTCAGTATTTCCTGTTCTCTCAGATACTTAAGAAGGCTAGGCAGCTCGGAGATTTTCTTCTTGTTGGTATCCACTCAGACGAGACTGTGAGGTATGCAGTTTTTTATCACGTAAAATTGAAGTTACAGCTATGATCCAAGTATTCATGTGACTAGCAACTTCCTTGCAGCTCACAACGAGGGAATCACTATCCAATTATGCACCTACACGAGCGTAGCCTTAGTGTGCTGGCTTGCAGCTATGTTGATGAAGTCATTATTGGCGCACCATGGGAAATTACAAAGGACATGGTATATGCTCAAGTCTGAACATCGTTTAAGTAGCTGCCACCATTTATATGAAGTTGTTCTTGGtgtattgattcgaattagtcTTTTAATAGTGCATGCTAGTTTCATTATATCTGCCTTTTCCCTTGCGTTCTTTTTTAAGTGATTAAGGATTTAACTGCTTTTACACATAAATTGCATACTTAAGAATCATCTGAACATGCTTATCCTCTCCATTTGTCTCACCCTTATTGAGCATAGTTTGAGCAAAGTGTTCATATGCATTTCCAATATTTCATGATGATgagttctatttatttatttggaaTCAAACAGATCACAACTTTCAATATCTCAGCGGTTGTGCACGGGACTGTTGCTGAGAAATCATTATATGTAAGTTGGCCTTTTGCAATTTCACATGATTCAATGtcatttccttattttattatttttcttccatACGAGTGAGCAAGTTGTCATTGTACAGAGTGAAAGAGATCCATATGAGGTCCCAAAGAGCATGGGAATATTCCACTTGCTTGAAAGCCCTAAAGATATCACTACTACCTCAGTAGCCCAGCGTATTATGGCTAACCATGAAGCCTATGTGGTAACGGCTGAATTCTGATAGAACGCTTTACTCCTATCCTATTTTCTTTTCCTGTACAAATTTCTGATAGAAAGTTCTCTGCTTCCATTTGTTTTATGTGATGCAGAAACGCAATGCTAAGAAGGCTCAGAGCGAAAAGAGATACTATGAAGAAAAGACTTATGTGACTGGAgattagcatatatatatatagaatcatAGAGATGCTGGATAGAGAAGAATATCTACATATACTTTCTTAAGGAAGAAGAGTACAGAGTATGACATAGAAGAACAATATTTTCGGCCGTAACCTAGGAATTACATGATGACCTTTCCATTTATATTGTCGTCTGAAAGGCTCCCTTATGATTGACCTGCCAGTTTTTTGGCATTTAATTTTGCTGTGATTCTGGTTTTACCAGAGATGTACCTGTAAAATTGAATTATAAGCTCCAAACCTAAATGAAAAAAACTCCAACCAAGCCCTTTGGATTGTTTGATTTGGATTTGTGGAAAACCATTTAATTCATTCTTAGAAggattttctttttgtaataaaaattgaaAGGACCTCCTCCTTCTTTGCACATGTAcgcattctttttctttttataataatCTGTAATTCATATCTATGAAAAGCCTTATCGAGTTGACACGAATACAAATACCAATGCAAAATTCATATCTAGTGCTGCTAAGCATTAGCCAATGACAAGTTTAAATGATGAAGCATGAGGGGCAAAGACGACATAAGAACATGAAATTCTTGGTTAAAAGTGGATGGTCTTCCACATAAGTACAAAGGATTACCGTCCTATCCTCTCAAGTCCCATGGCATGCCTAACCCTATCCACATTCCATTCCTTGATATTGAAAAGGTGCAATTCTCTGCaaaactgaaaaaaattgcaATCCCATTATATTCTAATCTAGTAGCACTACAATGAAAGGAAGGGCGTGTAAAAACTAATAGGTGATTTGCGTCTCAACGTGTCCATGTGATTGGAGTTGACATGTTTTGAGGAAGATGTGGCCACAAGCAATGATGCTGCTGTTGGTTGAACCCTTCTGGTGTTGCTGCCACTCCACCAACAAGAACACCACCACCATTACTTAGATTTAGCATTGAACTTGAAGACTTAAAATGACTATTATTTTCTTCTTGTTGGTTTTCTACATCCATCATCACGGATGATTCTTCTTCTGGTTCTGGACCCATGTGATCAGCTTCCATCATCTCTGTATTTGCAATGTTGGAACCTTGCGCGAAATTGGATGAGGGTGCCCAAGGCACAATAGCCATTCCACGATTCCTCTTGTCTTGTTCTTCCTTCTCCACCGCTGATTTTATGAGGCGCTCGCAATCAGAGTCACCTTTCGACCAATGCGCTTCCCCTGCAGCAAATTAAAGAGTAAAGTCAACTGAATTTTGAATCTCGAATTGAATTGGATGAAGTCGCCTACTAATTAATTTGCGAGAGAGAGAGACGTACTCTTGAATCGAGAGAGGAGATCAGAGTCGAGGGTGAGAGAGAACGGAGAAGACGAATGCATTAGCGGCTTGAAGATAACGAGAGCTCTCTCTGCGTTGGGAGGTGGAGAAGCATCTGCTTCTGCTTCCGCTGAAATGGGCAAGGGTTGTTCATGTTCGAGTTCCACCTCTGCAATTGGCGGCAACTCACCATCCTGATCACAACCATAATTAACAAAACACGATTTGATTCATTAATAAACCGATGAGGAACTTGGAATGAACAATGAGAacgaaagaaagagagaagacgAACCAGACGGCGAATCTTGGTGGCGGGAGAAGAAAGAGGGAAATCGTAGAAATCGTCGGGAACATGATCGATGCCTTTCCGCTTCAACAGTTTGTATCCCGCCATGGATGAAGAAGATGATTAGGATTCGGATTAGAATTACGATTACGATGATGCGTAGAAAGGGGAATGCGTTTGCAGAGTTTAATAtacagaaagaaaagaagagtgaaaGAAAGGGAGAGCGAGTGAGGTCTAGATTTCTCTGGAATTTCTTCCCCCTTTCCGTTCTCCAATTCCCTCACCTCCTATTTCTCACACGTGTCATTTTGCTTCCCCACCAATAATCTTCAATTATTTACTGTTTAGggtattttaataaaatcattttaGTTAAGTGTATATTTGGATTCTATAAAATACtacgaaaaaatattttttaattttttaatattgataatttttttaaaagaattatatttatctttttggcaaaaaattttacaaaatatattttaatataataaataaataaattttttatactattatagTGAAATATAATTACTAGAAATATTACTTTTCAAAaaatgttttgaataagataaatGTTAAGGCAGTTAGGCACAAAGATAAATGTACACGTCTTTCATTTTAACCATATATATAGCGACACTTGTCTTCAAATATAGCAAGGAGTAGTTGGTTTaagtttaacataaaaaaaaatatagcttTAGAGAATATTAAAAATGGTTCAAAAGGAGCCGATTTTCCGGTGTACATGAATGTTAAATGATaagataatatttaatatagaTTTGGTTTTGTAAAGTTTTTGGAAAAAAGTGTCtgtactttttaaaaatttatgttttttattggCATTAGATTTAGACTACTAAATGATTTCATTacaaaatatgtttttaaattttttaataactactaAATAgtgtttatctaattttaattacaaattaattttttatatattatttaattataaaatttattttttattttataaattattattttattattcatctatcatgtttattaataattaaaaacagaaacaataacgaattagaatTGATTGTattcacaaaacaatcgattaaaTTTTAGGTTTCCCAAAATTCAATTGATTGGACTTCAGGTTTTCACAAAATAATCGATTAAATGTTGGACGATAGTATGATTTTTCTAAATATCAATCGATTGTAACTTTTACACAATCGATTGAACGATGCTTAGAATGTAGGTTTTTTCTATTTCAATCGATTGTTCATGTTACCCAATTGATTGAAGGCTTCAAAGCAATATGAGATCCCATAATTCAATAGATTGATCGTGTTATTCAATCGATTTAAGTCTTCAAAACAATATGAAttttcacaattcaatcgattagtTTTGTTATTTAATCTATTGAATTGTGCACTACGTTGTATGTTACGCCGTTCTCAAATTTTTTACTcgtgtttataaattattatttcattattcatttatcttatctttaaaattctatcttcaatttttaaatttttattttg
This genomic window contains:
- the LOC112790709 gene encoding ethanolamine-phosphate cytidylyltransferase; this encodes MDYDSNSWIWEGVYNHPHVLGGLMVTAALLGLSTSYFGGMTNSWSNLGIFPKKRSGKRRVRVYMDGCFDLMHYGHANALRQAKALGDELVVGLVSDEEILANKGPPVLSMEERLTLVSGLKWVDEVITDAPYAITEEFLNRLFYEYNIDYVIHGDDPCLLPDGTDAYAAAKKAGRYKQIKRTEGVSSTDIVGRIMSSLKDKKAREDLDGTDAKPQEESKLKVSHLSQFLPTSRRIVQFSNGKGPGPDARIVYIDGAFDLFHAGHVEILKKARQLGDFLLVGIHSDETVSSQRGNHYPIMHLHERSLSVLACSYVDEVIIGAPWEITKDMITTFNISAVVHGTVAEKSLYSERDPYEVPKSMGIFHLLESPKDITTTSVAQRIMANHEAYVKRNAKKAQSEKRYYEEKTYVTGD
- the LOC112790710 gene encoding uncharacterized protein; this translates as MAGYKLLKRKGIDHVPDDFYDFPLSSPATKIRRLDGELPPIAEVELEHEQPLPISAEAEADASPPPNAERALVIFKPLMHSSSPFSLTLDSDLLSRFKREAHWSKGDSDCERLIKSAVEKEEQDKRNRGMAIVPWAPSSNFAQGSNIANTEMMEADHMGPEPEEESSVMMDVENQQEENNSHFKSSSSMLNLSNGGGVLVGGVAATPEGFNQQQHHCLWPHLPQNMSTPITWTR